The sequence TCGACCGGAGTGCCGTCTACTTCAGTAATATAGTCACCGGCTTCCATACCGGCTTCATACGCGGGACTATCCGAAACAACTTCATCGATAATAGGCTCATTTTTCGGCACCCCATTAATCAAGCCTAATGCCAAGAAAATGAAGAAAGCCAAAATAAAATTGAACAAAGGTCCTGCGAAAATCGTCAAGATGCGACTTACTAATGGCTTAGAATCGAACTGACGGTCATATGGTGCGATTAATGTCTCTTGTCCTTTTTCGTAAATGATAGCCTCACGTGAAACATCATACTTTACAAGCTCACCTTCCTCATCATACCCTTCGATGAAAAGATCTTTGCTCAAATCAGCAGATTCTGTTTCAAGGAAAAGTATATTCGGGTTGGAGATCTCTCGATTTAAGTAGATTTTTTCAACTTGGTCCAAGTCATTCAATTCAAGACCGACTCTATAGCCAGGAAGCAATTCGACAGTATCGAAATCTTCTCCAGCCATTCTTACATATCCGCCAAGTGGCAAAATACGTATTGTATACAATGTTTCTTTCTTGCGTATTGCAAGTATTTTCGGTCCAAAGCCAATCGCAAACTCACGTACCATGATTCCTGCTTTTTTCGCGAAAAGGAAGTGTCCTAATTCATGAAAAAACACTAGCGAACCGAATATGATAATAAACGCAATAACGGTTTCCATAAAAAACCACCTTAACTGGCCAGTTTGGCCTATTTATCAAAACTTCACTTCACTCTATCATACACCATTTTTCGGATAGCTGAATCAATTTCTAGTATTACGTCAAGATTTGGAGTTGCTATCGTTTGGTGCTGATCCATCATTCTTTCCACGATTTCTTCAATTTGTATAAAAGGAATTTTACCATCCATGAATAATTGGACCGCAATTTCATTTGCCGCATTCATTACAGCTGGCATTGTACCGCCTTCTTTCCCAGCTGTATATGCCAACGACAAAGCCTTGAAGCGTGTATAGTCCATTTTTTCAAAATGCAATGTGCCGATGTCCTCCAGACGTAGCGGTTTAGCATTCTGCATCGGAATCCGAACAGGGTATGTCATTGCATATTGAATCGGGACGCGCATATCCGGCGAGCCAAGCTGCGCCATCACACTTGTATCTTCGAATTCAACCATAGAGTGAATAATACTCTCTTTGTGAAGCAGGCAATCGATCTGCTCGTAAGGGAGATTAAATAAGTGATGCGCTTCTATCACTTCAAGACCTTTGTTCATCATCGTTGCCGAATCGATTGTCAGTTTGTTTCCCATCGACCAGTTCGGATGTGCTAGCGCCTGCTCGACTGTGACGTCTTTCAACTGTTCACGTGTCAAGTCCCTGAAACTTCCCCCAGACGCGGTTAAAATGAGCCTAGAGACGGTCTTCGGGTTTTCTCCGTTCATCGATTGGAATAATGCAGAATGCTCACTATCTACAGGTAATAATTCCACGTTATATTTTTTCGCTTCACTGATGACGATATCACCAGCTGCGACAAGAGTCTCTTTGTTGGCAATCGCGATTGTTATTCCTTCGCGAATCGCATGTAATGTCGGTTCCAGACCAACACTTCCAATCACTGCATTCACAAGCATATCCGCTCCTGATTGTGCAGCTACAATGATAAGACCTTCCTTGCCGTGCAAGAAACGCGTTGACGGAAACTCATTTTGCAGCTTATGTGCATCTTCTTTAAATAAGACAGAAACGATTTCAGGACGAAAGTGAGAGATGATCCGTCGAACCTTATCAATATTTTTCCCTGCAGAAAAAGAAACGAGTTTGAATTTCTCGGGATTTGATTGGATTATATCTAGCGTCTGTGTGCCAATAGACCCTGTGGCACCCAGCAGACTAATTTTCTTTACCATGTACTAAACGACTTCCTTTCATTAACCGATAAAATTCAAAAAATGGAGTAACGGTAACACGAAAAGAAGGCTGTCGAACCGATCAAGTATACCGCCATGTCCAGGTAATAACGTTCCTGAATCCTTCACATTAAAATACCGTTTCAAAGCTGATTCCACCAAGTCTCCAAGCTGACCAATCATTGACGCAACAACTGTCACAATGATCATCAACGTATAGGACGATGTGAGCGGGTAGAAATATTGGAATACACAAGCAAAAATGACCGCCGCCAAAATACCACCGATAAACCCTTCTATCGTCTTGTTTGGTGAAATTTCCGGCCATAGTTTTCTCTTACCGAGTTTTCGGCCAGTGAAATAAGCACCAGAATCAGTCATCCAGATAACAAGAAGTGCATAGAACACATATTCAAACCCATAGAATCTAGTTTCAATAAGATAATAAAAACCAATTCCCACGTATAACGCGCTAAAAGCAGTAAACGCAGCATGTTCGAATGTAAATCTGTTTTTTGATAGCACGGTGTAAATTAATAAAAGTAAAATAAGCGCTGAAACCAGTTCCATTTTTGAAGTACCGAGGACTTGCTCCACTTCGTACATCCAAGTAGATGGAATTAGCAGGACTGCTAAGAGTAGCCAAGTCAGGAAACCTTCAACTGAAAATAGAGAAAGGTTTTTCATACGCAATAATTCATATAAACCAATGGTTCCAATGATATATATAATAGCTGTAAATGGAATGCCGCCTAAGATGACTAGTGGAAAAAAGACCGCTAATGCAACTAGCGCAGTTATGATTCTCTGTTTCAAACCCCTTTTTCTCCTTCCACACTTCCAAAGCGCCGGTTGCGCAATTGGAATTCTTCTATCGCACTTAACATACACGCTTCATCAAAATCCGGCCAAAGAACATCCGTAAAGGAAAACTCCGAATAGGCAAGTTGCCATAGCATGAAGTTTGATAGTCTTACTTCCCCACTTGTACGGATTAGAAGATCCGGTTCAGGTAAGTGTGATGTCATGAGATGGGCGTTAATCAACGTCTCATCGATTTCTTCAATCGAAATTTGGTTTGAAACCGCCATTTGAGCGATTTCTTTCACCGTTTCCACAATTTCAAGCCTACTCCCATAATTCATGGCAAAGTTCAAAATTAGACCGTTGTTCGAAGATGTTGCTTCCACTGCTTTTGCTATCGCCTCTTGTGTATGGATAGGTAGTGAGCTTGTATCGCCAATCATTTCGACTTTCACGTTCTGCTCAATAAGTTCCGGTAAATAGGTCGTGAGAAACTCTCCTGGAAGTTTCATAAGAAAGTCAATCTCGATTTTAGGCCGTTTCCAATTTTCCGTGGAGAAAGCATATAGTGTCAAAACTTTGATGCCTATATCATTTGCAATACGAGTGATTTTGCGGACAGTTTTCATACCTTCATGATGTCCGGCAATACGTGGAAGACTCCGCCGGCTTGCCCATCTTCCATTTCCATCCATGATAATGGCGACGTGTGAAGGGATCGTCCTATGTTTAATATTCACTACTCTTTCTGTAATGGATAACTGGACTTCTACATTTTTTCTACGTAATAGTTTTTCTAGCATTCAGTTTCCTCCACTCGCCTGCTATTTGAGCAAGTATCTAGTCTATCGTACCAAATGATGCATTAAATTTCATTTAAAAGAATCAACTTTCTGATGAAAATCTTGCTTAATGATAATTATCTTATGCGTTGGAAAGAAAATATATTGCTTTTAGTCCTTGTTTGATCATTCGTCATATGTATGTCACCTTCAATAGGCAGGCAAAAAAAGACGTCCTGCAAGTAGGACGTCTTGGCCTATAAAAAGTTCTCAATCAAATTTCAAGTATTTCTTTTTCTTTATCTTTTGCTACTTCATCAACTTTTTCAATGTAAGAATCCGTTAACTTCTGGATTTCATCACTTTCACGACGCAATTCGTCTTCTGTGATTTCACTGTTTTTCTCCATCTTTTTCAGATCATCGTTTGCATCCCTGCGGATGTTACGAATACCAATTTTGGATTCTTCTGCTTCTTTCTTCACTTCTTTGACCAATTCTTTACGTCGATCTTCTGTCAAAGCGGGTACAGCTAAACGGATGACTGATCCGTCGTTTGATGGTGTGATACCGATATCGGATTTTAATATTGCTTTTTCAATATCACCCAATGTCGTTTTGTCATAGGGTTGAATGACCATCAATCTTGCTTCAGGTACAGAGATTCCAGCCATTTGGCTCAATGGCGTCGGTGCTCCGTAATATAGAACTGTGATACGATCCAGCAATGATGCATTCGCGCGGCCTGCACGGATAGATGCAAGCTGTCTTGAGAAAGCGGCTATCGCTTTGTCCATTTTGTCTTTCGTCTGATCCATTAACTCTTTCGGCATTACGCATTCCTCCTGACAACCGTACCAATTGGTTCACCAAGGACGGCTCTTTTTATATTTCCATTCTCCATAATCGAGAATACTACGAGAGGTATATCATTGTCCATACATAGGGTTGAAGCAGTTGAATCCATAACTTCTAGACCTTGGCTGATCACTTCGATATACGTCAATTCCGTATATTTGACAGCATTACTATCTTTCAAGGGATCCGCTGAATAGACTCCATCTACATTATTCTTAGCCATCAGAATGACATCCGCTTCAATCTCGGCAGCTCTTAATGCCGCTGTCGTATCTGTAGAGAAATACGGATTGCCTGTTCCAGCAGCGAAAATGACAACCCGTTTCTTTTCAAGATGGCGGATTGCTTTCCTGCGAATATACGGTTCTGCGACTTGTCTCATATCAATAGAAGATGATACACGTGTTTCAACGCCTAATTTCTCAAGAGCGTCTTGAAGCGCCAGGGAATTCATAACAGTCGCGAGCATACCCATATAATCTGCAGTCGTTCGATCCATGCCCATTTCACTGCCGATTTTCCCTCGCCATATATTTCCTCCCCCAACAACAACAGCCACTTCTACTTCAAGGTCAATAACTTCCTTGACTTGTTTCGCGACTGATTTGATGATTTCAGGTGAGAGGCCAAAACCTTTTTCACCTGCAAGTGCTTCTCCACTAAGTTTCAAGACAATTCTTTTGTATTTTGGGACGCTCATATGTACCCTCCGTCTACTATGTTTTTCTCGAAAAATAGGGAACACAGTAGTGTGTCCCCTAATTGGATAAATATAACGACAACGATTAGTTGCCTTTCACTTGGCTCATTACTTCATCAGCGAAATTGTCTTCACGCTTTTCGATACCTTCACCGACAGCATAACGGACGAATTCCTTCAATGTGCCACCAGTAGACTTGACGAAATCACGGACTTTTTGATCGGAATTTTTAACAAATGCCTGATCAAGTAGACAAATTTCTTCGAAGTATTTACCAAGACGGCCTTCTACCATTTTCGCAACGATGTTTTCAGGCTTGCCTTCATTCAACGCTTGCTCTGTTAGAATTTTACGCTCGTGCTCGACTTCATCTTCAGAAACTTCATCACGTGAAATGTATTTAGGATTCAAAGCAGCAATGTGCATAGCAACATCTTTTGCAGCATCTGAATCTGTAGAACCTTCTAGTATAGTCAAAACAGCGATTCGTCCACCCATATGCAAATATGGACCGAATGCGTCGTTGTCTGTCTTCGTTCTGATTTCGAAACGGCGAAGTGTTAGCTTTTCACCGATTTTAGCTACAGCATTTGAAATATGGTCCGCAACTGTAAGGCCGTTATCCATTTTGGAATCGACAGCTTCTTCAATTGAAGCAGGTTTTGTCGCCAACAAATGCTCCCCAAGCTCTTTAACAAGCGTTTGGAATGCTTCGTTTTTAGCAACGAAATCCGTTTCTGCGTTCACTTCATAGATAACTGCTTCGTTGTCCTTCACTAAAATTGCAGTAGTACCTTCAGCTGCAATACGGTCAGCTTTTTTAGCTGAACTTGAAAGACCTTTTTCACGAAGGAAGTCAATTGCAGCTTCCATATCGCCATTGACTTCAGTCAATGCTTTTTTACAATCCATCATTCCTGCGCCTGTTTTCTCACGCAATTCTTTAACCATTTGTGCTGTAATAGTCATTAGTGTTTCCTCCCAATAAAGTAGTTGTGTGTATCGAAAGTCTTTAAAAAAGACGATAAGGGGGTTGGCCGCTTATCGTCTGGTCATGTAGTCTTACTCTGCAGCTACTGTTTGGTTTTCTTCTTCAGAAACCTCTTCGTCAGCGCCTTGTCTAGATTCAATCAAAGCATCTGCCATTTTACTAGTCAGTAGACGCACTGCACGGATTGCATCGTCATTCGCAGGAATGACATAGTCAATTTCATCCGGATCACAGTTCGTATCTACAATTCCGACAAGTGGAATGTTCAATTTAATTGCTTCAGCAACTGCAATGCGCTCTTTACGTGGATCCACGACAAAGATTACATCAGGAAGTGTTTTCATATCACGGATACCGCCAAGGAATTTAACAAGACGATCGTGTTCTTTTCTCAATTCGGAAACTTCTTTTTTAGGAAGTACAGCGAATGTGCCATCTTCTTCCATAGCTTCGATTTTCTTCATGCGCGCAACACGCTTTTGAATTGTACCGAAGTTTGTAAGTGTACCACCAAGCCAACGTTGGTTGATGTAGTACATGCCTGCACGTTCTGCTTCTTCTTTAATCGCATCCTGTGCTTGCTTTTTAGTACCTACGAAAAGTACTTTACCACCATCTGCTCCAACTTGACGCATGAAGTCATAAGCCTCTTCAAGCTTCTTCACAGTCTTTTGAAGATCGATGATGTAGATTCCGTTACGCTCAACGAAAATAAACTTCTTCATTTTCGGGTTCCAGCGACGTGTTTGGTGTCCGAAGTGCACCCCTGCTTCAAGCAGTTGTTTCATTGAAATTACTGACATTTTTTATTCCTCCTATTTGGTTTGATTCCTCCGCATGCATCATCCGCTGGACAGACCTTTCGGCACCTTTCCCATCGTCCGCACACGTGTGTAGTAACACCATTTGATAATATACCATATCTATTTTGCATATGCAAATTTATTCATCTGAATTTCAATAGCAGGGTTACTTCCGTCTTGCCTTTCCCTAGCTTTTTAGCAATTTCTTCAATTGATTTACCTTCATCATGCATGTCGATAGCGACTGAACGGTCATCCTTCTTTTTTTCTTCGGTGACTATTTCTGGTATAACAGCTGCTTTTGATACAAATGATTGATAAGACTTCATGGCAACCTTCATGGGATATTTCACGGGGTTAATCGTTAGAACATCTTGCTCCCCTTCAATAAAATCATCAGTCTGATTGGTTCTCTGCTCTTGTGCCTGCTCATGACGAGAATCCGTCTGGAACGATTTCTGATCAATTATTTGGATAAGACGGTCGTTTTCCTCTTTTAATTCATTAAGATAGGCACCAATCGCATCATCCATTTCAGACATCAACTTCTGTTGTTTCTTCTCAAGGTCCTTGAATTTGGAGATTTTCATATAAAGAAGTGCAATGATGTAAAAACTGACTAGCTGCATTATGAACAAAATTACTAAAAACACTGCCATCATCTGATTTAACCCGTAAAGTCGACAAATGAACCTTTATAAGGGTGCACGGTCGCCTTTTCCTCTTCATTTCGTTCTTTTTCATTTTTCCCATGTCCATTGTTTTGCTTGCCATCTTTTGAATCTGGGTCTGTCTTTGCGGACTTGTCCGACTGCAAAACACTTTCCCGACTTTTGAGCAATTGCTTCTCTGTCAAAGCCTGTGCCTGCTCTTGATTGAGTTGAGACTGTTGTTGTTTATGTTCTGCAACTTTTCCAGCTTCAAACGTTTTTGGTATTGCAATTTGGAGTTCGATCACTTTAAGGCTCATAAAATCCCTCCATCAACAATTTCGGGCAAAAGAAGTTTCCGCAGTTTGAATAATGCTTTTGAATGGATTTGTGAAATCCGGGAAGTTGATAAACTTAAGATTTCCCCAATCTCGGTCAATGTCATTTCCTCGGTATAAAAAAGATTCAGCACTAGTTGCTCATTTTTGTTGAGTTCCTTGATTTTTAATGACAAATCACCGACAAGCTCCCCCATCATAATATGCTGTTCAGGAGAACGTTCGAGATCGTCTTTGATGATAAATGACTTCTGACCTTCTTCATCATCTTCATTCATCCGGTCATCTATGGAAAGCACATTTGAGAAGTAGTGTTCATGAACAGTTTGGTACACTTCATCAACTGTCATGCCTAGATGATTTGCAATTTCTTCCGGAGTTGCATGGCGCAACAATTTTTGTTCAAGTCTATTGATTTCTTCTTCCAGCTTTTTTGACTTCTCCCTGGATGAACGAGGCAACCAATCCTCTTTACGCAAACCATCAATGATAGAGCCCCTAATTCTAAAAGATGCATATGTATCGAATTTCAAATCTCTGCTTCTGTCAAACTTCGTCAGCGCATCAAATAACCCTTGCAAGCCCAAGCTCATAATATCATCCCTAGAAACGTTTCGCGGCAGTCCCAAGCTTATGCGTTGAACATGGTAGTTGACAAGGGGCGTGTATGTGCGAACTAGCCAGTCGCCTGCCTCAGCATCTCTTTCATTCATCCAAAGATCCCAATACGCCGCTTCTGTCATTTCTTTCTTATACATTGAATCGCTCACCTCCAAGCTACTCCTATCCAGCATCCCTCTACTTCAGAAAAAATGAGTTATGACTATTATAGCAAATGCTAATTAAAAATAGCGACTGAACCGTTCAGCCGCTATTGATAACTATACAATTTCCAAGATTTTTAGTTACGCATTATTCAAGCTGTGCAATGAAATCACGCAGGCGTTATTTATTCGGATATGCTCAAATTTCCTTTGTACCCGAATTGACAGTCCTAATACTCAGCATTTTTGTCATTGGGTCGAATTCGATTGTCCGACCGCTTGAACCTCCGGTGTCTTCAGCAATTATCGGAATTGACAGGCGCGCCAGTTCTTTTTTGACAGCTTCGACATTTCTTGGTCCAATTCTAATTGAATCGCTTGTCCCAAACTGGAACATTTGTGCTCCTCCAGCTATTTTTGCTTTCAGTGAAAGAGGACGGACACCCTCAGCCTTCAAAAGTTCCATCAATCCATAAATACCTGTATCAGCAAATTTCGCTATATTTATATTATCCGATCTTCCTAGACTTGAATCAGGCAACATAACATGAAGCATTCCCGCTATCTTTTTCATTTCATCATATAAAATGACACCAACGCAAGAACCTAATCCAGAAGTCCTTATTGTATTCGGTGCTTTGACAATGTTCATGTCGGCTATTCCTACTCTGACGACTGTATTCAACGTGCTCATTTCACAGCACACCAAGGGATCGGAATATGGTCAAATACGATTCAGGATCAGGAAGCAGAAGAAAATGACCGTTAATAGTCGAGCTTTCTTCATCTCCCTCGTCAATAATACGAGTATCAATTACAATGACTTCATCACTATAATGAGATACTTCGATTAATCCGAAACTGACGATGGCACCAACCATATCGACACTTAACGAAGGTACGGTAGGATGGATATTGAGTCCTGTAAAATCCGATAGCGCGGACAGGTAAGAACCTGAAAGAATATTACCCAATTCCTGCATTGCAGAAACACCCATTTCAGAAATCGGAATCGCATGGAAGTCAAACGTTTCGTCATGGATCAGATTTCTGATGAATTGGTTTGCCGATTCAACGGGGAGAACAAAAAACATACTTCCAGAAAGATCTCCTTGTATGCGTAAAAAAATTCCTGCTACGATCTTTTCCGCACCACCAGCCAATTCGAACATATCATCAAATGAAACTAAATTGACATTTGGTACAAGCATCTCGATTTTTCGTCCAAGCAATTGCGATAATGCCGTCGCTGCGTGAGCAGCTCCGATATTGCCAATTTCCTTTAACACGTCAAGATGCATATCATTTATCTGCTCATTAGAACTCATCAGATGTCACTCGTTTCAACGGTTCAAGCACTCGTTCAAGATTCAGCAATACTAAAAGACGATTCTCCACTTTTGCAACACCCGCTATGAACTCCGATTCAATTGTTCCGACGACTTCCGGCTGGGGTTCGATTGATGACATTGGGATATCGAATACATCATTTGCGTCATCGACGATTAGGCCAACTTCGAAATCTTCCATAGAAACGATGATGATTCTGCTCGAGTCGTCCAATGCTTTCACTTCAAGACCAAAACGTTCGCGAAGATCGACAATCGGTGTAACTAACCCTCTAAGATTAATCACTCCGTACACATAAGATGGAGTCCTCGGTACTTTTGTTATTGAAATCAATTTCTCAATCGATTCAACGACATCTACTTCAATCGCATATTCCTTGTCCATCAATTGGAACACGATTACTTTCATCTCTTCTCGTGCGACCAGCTCGTTATATTGAGCCATAATAGCCCCTCCCATCTATTTAATCAAAGAATTGCAGTCGACTATGAGAGCGACTTGCCCATTTCCAAGAATCGTAGCTCCTGAAATTGCAAATACGCTTTGTAAATAGTTTCCTAAAGATTTCAAAACAATCTCTTGTTGCCCAATGAATGAATCGACGAGAAGTCCTGCTAATTTGTCGCCTTTACGCACGATGACAATAGACTGATATTCATCCATTTCATGTGCATTGTCCATTTCAAAAATACCTTTCAAGTTGACAAGCGGAACGATGCTGCCTCTGAAATCAATCACTTTTTGGTTATGAGCATTCAATATCTCAGATTTCTGGATAATAGCTGTTTCGATGATGGAGGACAATGGAATTGCATAAATGTCCTTCTCCAAATTAACGAGCATGACGGATATGATTGATAGCGTAAGTGGTAATTGGACTTGGAATAGTGACCCTTGACCTTCTTTAGATTCAATTGTAATGTGACCGCCAAGTGATTCAATAGTGTTTTTCACAACATCCAAACCGACACCGCGACCTGAAACATCAGTAATGCTTTCAGCTGTCGAAAAGCCAGATGCGAGGATTAGTTCAGCAACCTGCTTGTCTGTCAAAGAGGCTGCGGTCTCTTCTGTAACGATTCCTCTTTCTAGCGCCTTTTTCAAAACACGGCTCTTGTTTACGCCTGCACCATCATCTTCCAGTTCTATGAACACATGGTTGCCGGAATGATAGGCACGTAGAGTCACAGTACCCTCTTCAGGCTTCCCTTTAGCTACACGCTCTGCTGGCGTCTCAACACCGTGATCTAGCGCATTACGTATTAAGTGGACCAATGGATCACCGATTTCATCAATGACCGTTCGGTCCAGTTCCGTCTCTGCTCCGATGATTTCAAGATTTATCTTCTTGTCCAGATCTCGTGCAAGTTGACGGACCATTTTAGGGAATCGGTTAAATACTGTCTCTACAGGGATCATTCGCATATTCAAAATAATGTTTTGAAGATCACCGGAAACTCGGGTCATTCGTTCCACTGTTTCATTTAGATCAGGATTATGTAGTTCACTGGCAATTGATTGCAAGCGACCTCGGTCGATAACTAGTTCCTCAAATAGATTCATCAAGATATCCAAGCGATCAATATTGACCCGGATTGTCTTATTCGTATTTTGAGTACTAGTTGACTTTTTCGCTTTTTCTTGCGATGCATCTTTTTTCCCGATTTCCGCGACTTGTTTAGTTTCCCTGGCAGATTGTAAATTCGTTTCTTTAGCTCGTTTTCCTTCAATCAATGTTTCAGCGGTCAAGTTCTTCACCGTAACTGATTCAACTTCAGAAACTTTCATGACTTTAGCTTGAATCACAGCAGCTTCTTCTTTCGTAACAAGAACAATCTTGAATGATTCATCAAACTCTTCGTTTTCCAGGTATTCAACATTCGGCTTCGACTTAATAATTTCGCCTGCTTTTTCAAGAATCTCGAAGACCATGAATACGCGGGCAGCTTTTAACAAGCAGTCACTTCTTAACGATACAGCA is a genomic window of Sporosarcina oncorhynchi containing:
- the rseP gene encoding RIP metalloprotease RseP encodes the protein METVIAFIIIFGSLVFFHELGHFLFAKKAGIMVREFAIGFGPKILAIRKKETLYTIRILPLGGYVRMAGEDFDTVELLPGYRVGLELNDLDQVEKIYLNREISNPNILFLETESADLSKDLFIEGYDEEGELVKYDVSREAIIYEKGQETLIAPYDRQFDSKPLVSRILTIFAGPLFNFILAFFIFLALGLINGVPKNEPIIDEVVSDSPAYEAGMEAGDYITEVDGTPVDKWTEFTEIIQEKPGENVQVKVNRAGEIVTMTMIPSVVEDSGHKFGQIGVKYKPEFEKSPIKALKYGATETGTWIKRIFDLLGQLVTGKFSIDALSGPVGIYKATGDMAQHGVFTLMNWAAILSINLGIMNLLPLPALDGGRLLFFLFEGLRGKPVDKQKEGMVHFVGIMLLMVLMLVVTWNDIQRFFF
- a CDS encoding 1-deoxy-D-xylulose-5-phosphate reductoisomerase, with product MVKKISLLGATGSIGTQTLDIIQSNPEKFKLVSFSAGKNIDKVRRIISHFRPEIVSVLFKEDAHKLQNEFPSTRFLHGKEGLIIVAAQSGADMLVNAVIGSVGLEPTLHAIREGITIAIANKETLVAAGDIVISEAKKYNVELLPVDSEHSALFQSMNGENPKTVSRLILTASGGSFRDLTREQLKDVTVEQALAHPNWSMGNKLTIDSATMMNKGLEVIEAHHLFNLPYEQIDCLLHKESIIHSMVEFEDTSVMAQLGSPDMRVPIQYAMTYPVRIPMQNAKPLRLEDIGTLHFEKMDYTRFKALSLAYTAGKEGGTMPAVMNAANEIAVQLFMDGKIPFIQIEEIVERMMDQHQTIATPNLDVILEIDSAIRKMVYDRVK
- a CDS encoding phosphatidate cytidylyltransferase, which codes for MKQRIITALVALAVFFPLVILGGIPFTAIIYIIGTIGLYELLRMKNLSLFSVEGFLTWLLLAVLLIPSTWMYEVEQVLGTSKMELVSALILLLLIYTVLSKNRFTFEHAAFTAFSALYVGIGFYYLIETRFYGFEYVFYALLVIWMTDSGAYFTGRKLGKRKLWPEISPNKTIEGFIGGILAAVIFACVFQYFYPLTSSYTLMIIVTVVASMIGQLGDLVESALKRYFNVKDSGTLLPGHGGILDRFDSLLFVLPLLHFLNFIG
- a CDS encoding isoprenyl transferase, which gives rise to MLEKLLRRKNVEVQLSITERVVNIKHRTIPSHVAIIMDGNGRWASRRSLPRIAGHHEGMKTVRKITRIANDIGIKVLTLYAFSTENWKRPKIEIDFLMKLPGEFLTTYLPELIEQNVKVEMIGDTSSLPIHTQEAIAKAVEATSSNNGLILNFAMNYGSRLEIVETVKEIAQMAVSNQISIEEIDETLINAHLMTSHLPEPDLLIRTSGEVRLSNFMLWQLAYSEFSFTDVLWPDFDEACMLSAIEEFQLRNRRFGSVEGEKGV
- the frr gene encoding ribosome recycling factor yields the protein MPKELMDQTKDKMDKAIAAFSRQLASIRAGRANASLLDRITVLYYGAPTPLSQMAGISVPEARLMVIQPYDKTTLGDIEKAILKSDIGITPSNDGSVIRLAVPALTEDRRKELVKEVKKEAEESKIGIRNIRRDANDDLKKMEKNSEITEDELRRESDEIQKLTDSYIEKVDEVAKDKEKEILEI
- the pyrH gene encoding UMP kinase codes for the protein MSVPKYKRIVLKLSGEALAGEKGFGLSPEIIKSVAKQVKEVIDLEVEVAVVVGGGNIWRGKIGSEMGMDRTTADYMGMLATVMNSLALQDALEKLGVETRVSSSIDMRQVAEPYIRRKAIRHLEKKRVVIFAAGTGNPYFSTDTTAALRAAEIEADVILMAKNNVDGVYSADPLKDSNAVKYTELTYIEVISQGLEVMDSTASTLCMDNDIPLVVFSIMENGNIKRAVLGEPIGTVVRRNA
- the tsf gene encoding translation elongation factor Ts, whose translation is MTITAQMVKELREKTGAGMMDCKKALTEVNGDMEAAIDFLREKGLSSSAKKADRIAAEGTTAILVKDNEAVIYEVNAETDFVAKNEAFQTLVKELGEHLLATKPASIEEAVDSKMDNGLTVADHISNAVAKIGEKLTLRRFEIRTKTDNDAFGPYLHMGGRIAVLTILEGSTDSDAAKDVAMHIAALNPKYISRDEVSEDEVEHERKILTEQALNEGKPENIVAKMVEGRLGKYFEEICLLDQAFVKNSDQKVRDFVKSTGGTLKEFVRYAVGEGIEKREDNFADEVMSQVKGN
- the rpsB gene encoding 30S ribosomal protein S2 is translated as MSVISMKQLLEAGVHFGHQTRRWNPKMKKFIFVERNGIYIIDLQKTVKKLEEAYDFMRQVGADGGKVLFVGTKKQAQDAIKEEAERAGMYYINQRWLGGTLTNFGTIQKRVARMKKIEAMEEDGTFAVLPKKEVSELRKEHDRLVKFLGGIRDMKTLPDVIFVVDPRKERIAVAEAIKLNIPLVGIVDTNCDPDEIDYVIPANDDAIRAVRLLTSKMADALIESRQGADEEVSEEENQTVAAE
- a CDS encoding FliA/WhiG family RNA polymerase sigma factor, whose amino-acid sequence is MYKKEMTEAAYWDLWMNERDAEAGDWLVRTYTPLVNYHVQRISLGLPRNVSRDDIMSLGLQGLFDALTKFDRSRDLKFDTYASFRIRGSIIDGLRKEDWLPRSSREKSKKLEEEINRLEQKLLRHATPEEIANHLGMTVDEVYQTVHEHYFSNVLSIDDRMNEDDEEGQKSFIIKDDLERSPEQHIMMGELVGDLSLKIKELNKNEQLVLNLFYTEEMTLTEIGEILSLSTSRISQIHSKALFKLRKLLLPEIVDGGIL
- a CDS encoding chemotaxis protein CheD, which produces MSTLNTVVRVGIADMNIVKAPNTIRTSGLGSCVGVILYDEMKKIAGMLHVMLPDSSLGRSDNINIAKFADTGIYGLMELLKAEGVRPLSLKAKIAGGAQMFQFGTSDSIRIGPRNVEAVKKELARLSIPIIAEDTGGSSGRTIEFDPMTKMLSIRTVNSGTKEI
- a CDS encoding chemotaxis protein CheC codes for the protein MSSNEQINDMHLDVLKEIGNIGAAHAATALSQLLGRKIEMLVPNVNLVSFDDMFELAGGAEKIVAGIFLRIQGDLSGSMFFVLPVESANQFIRNLIHDETFDFHAIPISEMGVSAMQELGNILSGSYLSALSDFTGLNIHPTVPSLSVDMVGAIVSFGLIEVSHYSDEVIVIDTRIIDEGDEESSTINGHFLLLPDPESYLTIFRSLGVL
- a CDS encoding chemotaxis protein CheW yields the protein MAQYNELVAREEMKVIVFQLMDKEYAIEVDVVESIEKLISITKVPRTPSYVYGVINLRGLVTPIVDLRERFGLEVKALDDSSRIIIVSMEDFEVGLIVDDANDVFDIPMSSIEPQPEVVGTIESEFIAGVAKVENRLLVLLNLERVLEPLKRVTSDEF